A window of the Lysobacter panacisoli genome harbors these coding sequences:
- a CDS encoding ester cyclase has product MKTYNILLSAVATIAALIGVVPCEATASDGVIAASLESNKSITRRVYEEGLSQGRFEVPYSADFVGHGGRNTFTHADGMAEAKGWRKAFPDLKITVDKQVAERDLVAVRWTARGTNTGAGNGIPATGRAVQVTGTTLFRLADGRIAEEWTCADSHGLMKQLGLLATPAAAPKTDGGSHPGAR; this is encoded by the coding sequence ATGAAGACGTACAACATCCTGCTGTCCGCCGTGGCGACAATCGCCGCCCTTATCGGCGTGGTTCCTTGCGAGGCCACCGCGTCCGACGGCGTTATCGCCGCGTCGCTGGAATCCAACAAGTCGATCACCCGCAGGGTGTACGAGGAAGGCCTCAGTCAGGGCCGATTCGAAGTTCCGTACAGTGCAGACTTCGTTGGCCACGGCGGCAGGAATACCTTCACCCACGCCGATGGCATGGCCGAAGCCAAGGGATGGCGCAAGGCGTTTCCGGATCTGAAGATCACGGTCGACAAGCAGGTTGCCGAGCGCGATCTGGTGGCGGTGCGCTGGACCGCGCGCGGGACCAACACCGGCGCCGGCAATGGCATTCCAGCCACCGGTCGCGCCGTGCAGGTCACGGGCACAACGCTGTTTCGACTGGCGGACGGGCGAATCGCCGAAGAATGGACATGCGCCGATTCGCACGGACTGATGAAGCAACTGGGCCTGCTGGCCACGCCGGCAGCGGCGCCGAAGACCGACGGCGGCTCTCATCCTGGCGCTCGTTGA
- a CDS encoding LytR/AlgR family response regulator transcription factor: MTIRVLIVDDEPAARRGILRLLRQEPDIEVIEECGDGGAAIAAISAHSPDLVFLDVQMPELDGFAVIEAIGGNRMPAVVFVTAFDQHAVRAFDAQAIDYVLKPIDPERFRRALQRARSHLAHPDDGFVRRVSEAMKSIDRGELQRYPLRLAIRSEGRVRLLDIDEVDRIVAAGNYVEIHTGTKHHLLRETMTSLESRLDPQRFIRVSRAAIVSIARIREVQPLFDGDFVVLLKDGTQINGSRRYRAALDVLLR, translated from the coding sequence ATGACCATCCGCGTACTGATCGTCGACGATGAGCCGGCCGCGCGCCGCGGGATACTGCGGCTGCTGCGGCAGGAGCCGGACATCGAAGTCATCGAAGAATGCGGTGACGGTGGGGCGGCCATAGCGGCGATCAGCGCGCATTCGCCCGACCTCGTCTTCCTCGATGTGCAGATGCCCGAACTCGATGGGTTCGCCGTCATTGAAGCCATCGGGGGCAACCGCATGCCGGCCGTCGTGTTCGTAACGGCATTCGATCAACACGCCGTGCGGGCGTTCGATGCCCAAGCGATCGACTACGTGCTCAAGCCGATCGATCCGGAACGCTTTCGCCGTGCACTGCAACGCGCTCGTTCCCACCTGGCTCATCCCGATGACGGCTTTGTCCGCCGCGTTTCCGAGGCGATGAAGTCGATCGATCGAGGAGAACTGCAGCGTTACCCCTTGCGGCTGGCAATCCGTTCCGAGGGTCGGGTTCGTCTGCTCGACATCGACGAGGTCGATCGCATCGTCGCCGCAGGAAACTACGTCGAGATCCACACGGGCACGAAGCATCACCTGCTGCGCGAGACGATGACCAGCCTCGAGTCCCGCCTGGACCCGCAACGCTTCATCCGGGTATCGCGCGCGGCGATCGTCAGCATCGCCCGGATTCGCGAAGTCCAGCCATTGTTCGATGGCGACTTCGTCGTTCTCCTCAAGGACGGCACGCAGATCAACGGTAGCCGTCGTTATCGGGCGGCGCTCGACGTGTTGCTTCGCTGA
- a CDS encoding LysR family transcriptional regulator — protein MIWHAGFQEMAMDLDWNDIPLLRKLAESGSMAQTARDLELVTSTVSRRLAAAEQALGIRLFIRDPSGYRPTEAGRVFLEHAHLIVDRVDTMVLETRAEQQDVAGPVNITGIDVVLSHWLVNHVPELLAKHPRLELSLLGDFREVSFTRREADLAIRLNRPTADAALRMRKIGTLGFAVYGGEAFRGVDRKEWKTLPWLAFPREFAWLAEMKWLEKIKPERVTRLTTIAMIARACQSGIGIALLPCVVGDSLGLNRLQDRIESHRELWLLSHKDAGQIARFRAVTEWLVTVAERDAKQLAGA, from the coding sequence GTGATCTGGCACGCCGGTTTCCAGGAAATGGCTATGGATCTCGACTGGAACGACATACCCCTGCTGCGCAAGCTGGCCGAGTCCGGGAGCATGGCGCAGACCGCCCGCGACCTTGAGCTGGTCACTTCCACGGTGAGCCGCCGCTTGGCCGCGGCGGAGCAGGCCTTGGGAATCCGACTGTTCATCCGCGACCCGTCCGGCTACCGGCCTACGGAAGCCGGGCGCGTGTTCCTGGAGCACGCGCACCTGATCGTCGATCGCGTGGACACGATGGTCTTGGAGACCCGTGCGGAGCAGCAGGACGTGGCCGGACCGGTCAACATCACCGGGATCGACGTGGTGCTGAGCCACTGGTTGGTCAACCATGTGCCCGAGCTGCTGGCGAAGCATCCGCGGCTCGAGTTGAGCTTGCTGGGCGACTTCCGCGAGGTTTCGTTTACGCGGCGCGAGGCCGATCTGGCGATCCGCTTGAACCGCCCCACGGCCGACGCCGCCTTGCGGATGCGGAAGATCGGCACCCTCGGCTTTGCCGTCTATGGAGGCGAAGCGTTTCGCGGAGTCGATCGCAAGGAATGGAAGACGCTGCCGTGGCTGGCGTTTCCGCGTGAGTTCGCGTGGCTGGCCGAAATGAAATGGCTGGAGAAGATAAAGCCGGAGCGCGTGACCCGCCTGACCACCATCGCGATGATTGCGCGAGCTTGCCAGTCGGGAATTGGCATCGCGCTGTTGCCCTGTGTCGTAGGCGATAGCCTTGGCTTGAACCGGTTGCAGGATCGAATCGAGTCGCACCGCGAATTGTGGCTTCTCAGCCACAAGGATGCGGGCCAGATCGCGCGCTTTCGAGCAGTCACGGAGTGGCTGGTGACCGTTGCGGAGCGGGATGCGAAGCAACTGGCGGGCGCTTGA
- a CDS encoding alpha/beta fold hydrolase: MKTPLLGLLMAAPLSAPAFAQDTADTTETRYVQVNGDRIAYRRIGSGSPIVLANRMRGTLDTWDPLFLDTLARHHTVITFDYPGAGYSSGALPDDLGKVAQFVDRFATAIKLDKFAMAGWSWGGFTTQTLLLDKPERVTHAVLIGTNPPGPGQIPIQQVFIERALKAVNDLADEEVLFFDPSSEFSRRMANESRDRIYARPDVVSKIPHSMDMIQTYLKAAEAFGQDSTGRRAKLTQTRTPILVISGDRDTSTAGQNWFPLISQMRNAQFVFYPESGHGPQHQYPELSAQYITDFIARTNK; encoded by the coding sequence ATGAAAACCCCGCTTCTCGGCCTCCTGATGGCCGCCCCTCTGTCCGCCCCGGCCTTCGCCCAGGACACTGCCGACACCACCGAAACCCGGTATGTCCAGGTCAACGGCGATCGCATCGCTTACCGCCGCATCGGCTCGGGCTCGCCCATCGTGCTGGCCAACCGCATGCGCGGAACGCTCGACACGTGGGACCCGCTGTTTCTGGACACGCTGGCCCGCCATCACACCGTCATTACCTTCGACTACCCCGGTGCTGGCTACTCCAGCGGCGCGCTGCCGGACGACTTGGGCAAGGTGGCGCAGTTCGTCGACCGCTTCGCCACGGCCATCAAGCTGGACAAGTTCGCGATGGCCGGTTGGTCGTGGGGTGGCTTCACGACCCAAACGCTGCTTCTGGACAAACCGGAGCGCGTCACCCATGCCGTCCTGATCGGCACGAATCCCCCAGGCCCCGGCCAGATTCCGATCCAGCAGGTCTTCATCGAGCGTGCGCTGAAGGCGGTGAACGATCTGGCCGACGAGGAGGTTCTGTTCTTCGATCCGTCCTCCGAGTTCAGCCGACGCATGGCGAACGAGTCGCGCGACCGCATCTACGCGCGTCCGGACGTGGTGTCGAAGATCCCGCACTCGATGGACATGATCCAGACCTATCTGAAGGCCGCTGAAGCCTTCGGTCAGGATTCGACGGGGCGCCGCGCAAAGCTGACCCAGACGCGCACGCCCATCCTGGTCATCAGCGGTGACCGCGACACGAGTACCGCCGGACAGAACTGGTTCCCGCTCATCAGCCAGATGCGCAACGCGCAGTTTGTGTTCTACCCCGAGTCCGGGCATGGCCCGCAGCACCAGTATCCGGAGCTGTCTGCGCAGTACATCACTGACTTCATCGCCCGTACGAACAAGTGA
- a CDS encoding aldo/keto reductase: MRYRIFGNTGLRVSTLALGTGNFGKGWGYGSDQDEARRIYTTYREAGGNFIDTADQYQFGQSEAMLGEFIAGERDDIVLATKVSLGDAPDAGLQRSGNSRKAMLRSVEASLKRLNTDRVDLLWVHMPDGVTPMDEIARGLDDLVRSGKILYAGLSDFPAWRIATAVTLAEARGWSPVAAVQLEYSLVERSAERELLPMSAGFNLGTVAWSPLGGGLLTGKYRRGETGRAQGLGVVIHDESDARKTATVDAVLAIADEIGASPGQVAIAWVLAKGILPIIGPRTHEQLIDNLASLDVKLSTEHLQRLDAVSAIKLGFPHDVVAETAPALAGGKLELIDWPRTAVR; this comes from the coding sequence ATGCGTTACCGCATCTTCGGCAACACAGGCCTGCGCGTATCCACGCTGGCGCTGGGCACCGGCAACTTCGGTAAGGGTTGGGGCTACGGCTCCGATCAGGACGAGGCCCGCCGCATCTATACGACCTACCGCGAGGCAGGTGGCAACTTCATCGACACCGCCGACCAGTACCAGTTCGGGCAGTCCGAGGCCATGCTCGGCGAGTTCATCGCGGGCGAGCGGGACGACATCGTGCTCGCCACCAAAGTCTCGCTCGGCGATGCACCCGATGCCGGGCTGCAGCGCAGTGGAAACAGCCGCAAGGCGATGCTGCGCTCGGTGGAAGCCAGCTTGAAGCGCCTCAACACCGATCGCGTCGACCTGCTTTGGGTGCACATGCCCGATGGCGTGACGCCGATGGATGAGATCGCTCGCGGCCTCGACGATCTTGTGCGCAGCGGCAAGATTCTCTACGCGGGGCTGTCGGATTTCCCGGCTTGGCGTATCGCCACTGCAGTCACACTCGCCGAAGCTCGCGGTTGGTCACCGGTCGCGGCAGTGCAGTTGGAGTACAGCCTGGTCGAACGTTCGGCCGAGCGGGAACTGCTGCCTATGTCGGCCGGCTTCAACCTCGGCACCGTAGCCTGGTCGCCCCTTGGCGGCGGGCTACTGACCGGAAAGTATCGCCGCGGCGAGACCGGCCGCGCGCAAGGCTTGGGCGTTGTCATCCACGACGAGAGCGACGCTCGCAAAACCGCGACCGTCGACGCGGTCCTCGCCATCGCCGACGAGATCGGTGCATCACCCGGACAGGTGGCGATTGCGTGGGTGCTGGCCAAGGGCATCCTGCCGATCATTGGGCCGCGGACGCACGAACAACTCATAGACAATCTCGCGTCGCTCGACGTGAAGCTGTCGACGGAGCATCTCCAACGCCTCGATGCGGTGAGCGCCATCAAGCTCGGATTTCCGCATGACGTCGTAGCCGAGACGGCACCGGCACTCGCCGGCGGCAAGTTGGAACTGATCGACTGGCCCCGGACTGCCGTCCGATAG
- a CDS encoding DUF1456 family protein, translating to MIANDVLRSIRYMLDLSDQRVVEITQLADPAFALDKADVQAFLRREDDPEYADCSDAVLARFLDGLVVYCRGRDERLPVRPPEKRVTNNVVLKKLRVAFELKDSDMHAVFESAGWPVSKPELTALFRQPGHANYRPCGDQLLRNFLKGLTMRVRGD from the coding sequence ATGATCGCCAACGACGTGCTGCGCAGCATCCGCTACATGCTCGATCTCAGCGACCAGCGCGTCGTGGAGATCACCCAGTTGGCCGATCCGGCGTTCGCGCTCGACAAGGCCGACGTGCAGGCGTTCCTGCGCCGTGAAGACGACCCCGAGTACGCCGATTGCAGCGATGCCGTGCTCGCGCGTTTCCTCGACGGGTTGGTGGTGTACTGCCGTGGCCGCGACGAGCGCCTGCCGGTGCGGCCGCCAGAGAAGCGTGTCACCAACAACGTGGTGCTGAAGAAGCTGCGGGTGGCATTCGAGCTGAAGGATAGCGACATGCACGCGGTGTTCGAATCCGCGGGATGGCCCGTGTCCAAGCCGGAGCTGACGGCGTTGTTCCGACAGCCGGGCCATGCCAATTACCGCCCGTGCGGGGACCAGCTGCTGCGCAACTTCCTGAAGGGCCTGACGATGCGCGTGCGCGGCGACTGA